Proteins encoded within one genomic window of Alteribacter populi:
- the gyrA gene encoding DNA gyrase subunit A gives MSEQDQSRVKEINISQEMKTSFMDYAMSVIVSRALPDVRDGLKPVHRRILYAMNELGMTPDKAFKKSARIVGEVIGKYHPHGDSAVYETMVRMAQDFSYRYMLVNGHGNFGSVDGDAAAAMRYTEAKLAKISMEIVRDINKDTIDYQDNYDGSEREPIVLPARFPNLLVNGTSGIAVGMATNIPPHNLEEVIDGVLALSKDRDLTNQDLMEYIPGPDFPTGAEIVGISGIRRAYETGKGSIIIRAKAEIEDHNGKPWIIVNELPYQVNKAKLIEKIAELVRDKKIDGITDLRDESDRTGMRIVIELRKDVNANVLLNNLYKQTALQTSFGINTLALVNGQPKVLDLRSVLSHYIDHQIEVIRRRTAFELKKAEARAHILEGLRIALDHIDEIIALIRGSQTTEIARQGLMENYELSYEQAQAILDMRLQRLTGLERDKIESEYQELLARIQELKAILADEEKVLEIIREELTDIKDRYSDDRRTVITIGEDSFEDEDLIPRQNVVITLSHNGYIKRMPVSTYRSQKRGGRGIQAMGTHDDDFVQHLFITNSHNVLLFFTNKGKVYRLKGYEIPELGRTAKGIPIINLLQIEKDEYISTVIPIEAFEEDKYLFFMTKHGVTKRSALSSFANIRRVGLFAINLREEDELHGVRLTDGNQEMIAGTKKGMSIRFHENDVRLMGRTATGVKGVALQNNDEVVGMDIIEENQDVLIVTENGFGKRTTIDEYRIQSRGGKGIKTCNITDKNGELVSLKVVSDDDDLMIITNSGVVIRMHVNEISQTSRNTQGVRLIRVAEQEHVSTVARVNIEDEEIEEGNEELASEVDGEVINQDDQDDDETEGTLDGENEKNDAETEE, from the coding sequence ATGTCTGAGCAAGACCAATCAAGAGTGAAAGAAATAAATATTAGTCAAGAAATGAAAACGTCATTTATGGACTACGCTATGAGTGTTATCGTCAGCCGGGCTCTCCCAGATGTACGAGATGGTCTTAAGCCGGTTCACCGTCGAATATTATATGCGATGAACGAGCTCGGGATGACACCGGATAAAGCGTTTAAAAAATCTGCACGTATCGTCGGAGAAGTTATCGGTAAGTACCACCCACACGGCGACTCTGCGGTCTATGAAACAATGGTACGCATGGCTCAAGATTTTAGCTATCGATACATGCTCGTTAATGGACACGGAAACTTTGGTTCAGTCGATGGCGATGCAGCTGCAGCTATGCGTTACACAGAAGCAAAATTAGCTAAAATCTCAATGGAAATCGTTCGAGATATTAATAAAGATACGATCGATTACCAGGATAACTATGACGGAAGTGAACGGGAACCGATTGTTCTACCGGCACGATTCCCTAATCTTCTTGTCAATGGTACTTCAGGAATTGCTGTTGGTATGGCGACAAACATTCCACCCCACAATTTGGAGGAAGTTATTGATGGTGTCTTGGCCTTAAGTAAAGATCGCGACTTAACGAATCAGGATTTAATGGAATACATTCCAGGACCGGATTTCCCGACAGGTGCTGAAATTGTCGGTATTTCGGGAATTCGTAGAGCTTATGAAACTGGGAAAGGTTCTATTATTATTCGTGCGAAAGCAGAAATAGAAGACCATAACGGTAAACCGTGGATTATTGTGAATGAGTTGCCGTACCAGGTCAATAAAGCGAAACTTATTGAAAAAATTGCTGAACTTGTTCGAGATAAAAAGATTGATGGTATTACAGACCTGCGAGATGAGTCTGATCGAACAGGAATGCGAATTGTAATTGAACTGAGAAAAGACGTGAACGCCAACGTACTGTTAAATAATTTGTACAAGCAGACCGCTTTGCAAACAAGTTTTGGCATTAATACTCTTGCCTTAGTGAATGGACAGCCAAAAGTTCTCGACTTACGTTCTGTGTTATCACATTATATTGATCACCAGATTGAGGTTATTCGTCGTCGAACTGCATTTGAACTGAAGAAAGCAGAAGCCAGGGCGCATATTTTAGAAGGTCTGCGGATTGCTCTTGATCACATTGATGAGATCATCGCCTTAATTCGCGGTTCTCAAACAACAGAAATCGCTCGTCAAGGTTTAATGGAAAACTACGAACTAAGCTATGAGCAAGCACAAGCAATCCTGGACATGCGTTTACAGCGTTTAACAGGCTTAGAGAGAGACAAAATAGAATCAGAATACCAAGAGTTACTTGCACGTATTCAAGAATTAAAAGCGATTTTAGCTGATGAAGAAAAAGTGTTAGAAATCATTCGTGAAGAACTAACAGACATCAAAGATCGTTATAGTGATGACCGTCGTACAGTAATTACAATTGGAGAAGACAGCTTTGAAGACGAAGATTTAATTCCTCGTCAAAATGTCGTCATCACATTAAGCCATAACGGATACATTAAACGAATGCCAGTATCTACTTACCGCAGTCAAAAGCGCGGAGGACGAGGTATTCAAGCAATGGGAACCCATGATGATGACTTTGTGCAGCATCTCTTTATCACAAATTCTCATAATGTACTCCTGTTCTTTACAAATAAAGGGAAAGTGTATCGCTTAAAAGGATATGAAATTCCTGAGCTTGGTCGTACAGCTAAAGGGATCCCGATTATCAATTTGCTGCAAATTGAAAAAGATGAGTACATCAGTACGGTTATTCCGATCGAAGCATTCGAAGAAGATAAATACCTCTTCTTTATGACAAAACATGGAGTTACAAAACGATCTGCATTGTCTTCTTTTGCAAATATTCGTCGAGTTGGGTTATTTGCAATAAATCTGAGGGAAGAAGATGAACTCCACGGCGTGCGTCTAACAGACGGCAATCAGGAAATGATTGCAGGTACGAAAAAAGGAATGTCCATACGTTTTCATGAAAATGATGTCCGACTCATGGGAAGAACGGCAACTGGCGTCAAAGGCGTCGCCCTGCAAAATAACGATGAAGTTGTCGGCATGGATATTATTGAAGAGAATCAGGATGTATTAATCGTTACCGAAAATGGTTTCGGAAAACGTACGACCATTGATGAGTATCGTATTCAAAGTCGTGGTGGTAAAGGGATAAAGACGTGTAACATTACAGACAAAAACGGTGAGCTCGTTTCCTTAAAGGTTGTTTCAGATGATGATGACTTAATGATTATTACGAACTCAGGTGTGGTCATCCGTATGCACGTCAACGAAATTTCACAAACGAGCCGAAATACACAAGGTGTTAGATTGATCCGTGTAGCCGAACAGGAGCACGTGTCTACTGTTGCTCGCGTGAACATTGAAGATGAAGAAATTGAAGAGGGAAATGAGGAACTTGCTTCTGAAGTCGATGGAGAAGTAATAAATCAAGATGACCAAGATGACGATGAAACAGAAGGAACATTAGATGGCGAAAACGAAAAAAATGATGCAGAAACTGAGGAATAA